One segment of Methanoculleus taiwanensis DNA contains the following:
- a CDS encoding multiprotein bridging factor aMBF1, translated as MDIKFFARTMQCELCGAPIHGPSKTVQVEGAELCVCIKCAKYGKEIQQSRRGGAPVRRPGVPAASTPQPRRRPRDVFDLIEGEIVDDYAERIRAAREEKEWSTLDLAHATKEREILIKKIEKGDLIPEDAVRRKLERALGIKLIDSAADETEVRGGGRMATTVGDVISFKKIRK; from the coding sequence ATGGATATAAAGTTCTTTGCGAGAACTATGCAATGTGAATTATGCGGCGCTCCTATCCACGGACCGTCAAAGACAGTCCAGGTTGAAGGTGCAGAACTCTGTGTATGCATCAAATGTGCAAAATATGGTAAGGAAATCCAGCAATCACGGCGAGGTGGAGCTCCTGTGCGAAGGCCCGGAGTGCCGGCAGCCTCGACGCCGCAACCCCGAAGAAGGCCGAGGGATGTCTTCGACCTGATTGAGGGCGAGATCGTTGACGATTACGCCGAGCGGATTCGCGCTGCCCGGGAAGAGAAGGAATGGTCGACGCTGGATCTCGCTCACGCTACGAAAGAGCGTGAAATCCTGATCAAGAAGATCGAGAAAGGCGATCTGATTCCGGAAGACGCTGTCCGGAGGAAACTCGAGCGGGCGCTCGGCATCAAGCTGATCGATTCCGCGGCCGACGAGACCGAGGTACGCGGCGGCGGCAGGATGGCGACGACCGTCGGAGATGTCATCTCATTTAAGAAGATCCGGAAGTGA
- a CDS encoding proteasome-activating nucleotidase, with protein sequence MGDIARQAPDKDTGEDLYQYLLERITNLENRNLELREQFRQMESEKRYIETQKIRYERELRKLKSEIEQLRSPPLVIGTVTDVVDNNRVIVRSSAGPRFLVRTSQLIDPDLLKPGVRCTLNQQSLAIVDVLPTSYDSQVYGMELVESPDERYESIGGLEPQIVEIQEAVELPLTKPHLFEQIGIAPPKGVLLYGPPGTGKTLLARAVAHQTNAHFLRVVGSELVQKYIGEGARLVRELFELAKQKAPSIIFIDEIDAIGAHRNDSTTSGDREVQRTLMQLLAEMDGFENRGDVKIIGATNRIDILDRALLRPGRFDRIIEIPLPDFHGRLSIMHIHTKGMNLGENVDLAEVARLTEGKNGADLRAVCMEAGMFAIRSEHETVTQDDFMKAIDKLSLDFDKHHINTSYGAMFA encoded by the coding sequence ATGGGAGATATTGCTCGGCAAGCACCAGACAAGGATACCGGTGAAGATCTTTACCAGTACCTTCTTGAACGGATAACCAACCTCGAAAACCGAAATCTGGAGCTGCGGGAGCAGTTCCGGCAGATGGAGTCCGAAAAACGCTATATCGAAACCCAGAAGATCCGGTACGAGCGGGAGCTCCGGAAGCTCAAGAGCGAGATCGAGCAGCTGCGGAGCCCTCCCCTCGTCATCGGAACGGTCACCGATGTCGTAGACAACAACAGGGTCATTGTACGAAGCAGCGCTGGCCCGCGATTCCTCGTCCGCACATCGCAGCTCATCGATCCCGATCTCCTCAAGCCGGGTGTGCGGTGTACCTTAAACCAGCAGTCCCTCGCCATCGTCGACGTCCTCCCCACGAGCTACGACTCGCAGGTCTACGGCATGGAACTCGTAGAGTCCCCTGACGAGCGTTACGAGAGTATCGGCGGCCTGGAACCGCAAATTGTAGAGATCCAGGAAGCAGTCGAGCTCCCGCTCACAAAACCCCATCTCTTCGAGCAGATCGGCATCGCACCGCCGAAGGGCGTCCTCCTCTACGGCCCTCCCGGAACCGGGAAGACACTGCTCGCGCGGGCGGTCGCGCATCAGACAAACGCGCACTTCCTCCGTGTCGTCGGTTCGGAGCTCGTCCAGAAGTACATCGGCGAAGGGGCGCGGCTCGTGCGCGAGCTCTTCGAACTCGCCAAGCAGAAAGCGCCGTCGATCATCTTCATCGACGAGATCGATGCGATCGGTGCGCACCGGAACGACTCGACGACCTCAGGAGACCGCGAGGTGCAGCGGACGCTCATGCAGCTCCTCGCCGAGATGGACGGGTTCGAGAACCGCGGCGACGTCAAGATCATCGGCGCCACGAACCGGATCGATATCCTGGATCGCGCCCTCCTCCGGCCGGGCCGGTTCGACCGGATCATCGAGATTCCACTCCCCGACTTCCACGGACGGCTGTCGATCATGCATATCCACACGAAGGGCATGAACCTCGGCGAGAACGTCGACCTTGCGGAGGTCGCCCGTCTCACCGAAGGAAAGAACGGTGCCGACCTCCGGGCGGTCTGCATGGAGGCGGGTATGTTCGCGATCCGGAGCGAGCATGAAACCGTCACGCAGGACGACTTCATGAAGGCGATCGACAAGCTCTCCCTGGACTTCGACAAGCATCACATCAACACCTCGTACGGTGCGATGTTTGCCTGA
- a CDS encoding DUF5804 family protein: MDVLLVQADGVDLYSTLLKSETSRGVLRFYHPSRLEFGVLIRTASLASSLSIISEIRWYIRRYVEVVLFRLTDETYCSFELAKQVYERDTKLAAPWEYRLLYGILDGRLVQSVKMDPGRDRESYGEAFEGMDDVLEVWCSESEHAGL, from the coding sequence ATGGACGTGCTGCTGGTTCAGGCCGATGGGGTCGACCTCTACTCCACCCTTTTGAAATCCGAGACCAGCCGGGGGGTGCTCCGGTTCTATCACCCCTCGCGCCTCGAGTTCGGGGTGCTGATCAGGACGGCGTCCCTCGCAAGCAGCCTCTCTATCATCTCGGAGATCCGCTGGTATATCAGGCGCTACGTCGAGGTGGTGCTCTTCCGGTTAACGGACGAGACGTATTGCTCGTTCGAGCTCGCAAAACAGGTCTACGAGCGGGATACGAAACTTGCCGCTCCCTGGGAATACCGCCTGCTCTACGGTATCCTGGACGGCCGGCTCGTTCAGTCGGTGAAGATGGATCCCGGCAGAGACCGGGAGAGTTACGGCGAGGCTTTCGAGGGCATGGACGACGTCCTCGAGGTCTGGTGCTCGGAGAGCGAGCACGCCGGGCTTTGA
- a CDS encoding proteasome-activating nucleotidase produces the protein MSTMDETIGNNPGSEHDMLALQIQDLKAQLLDFKLKNELAEKELVQLRKENGQLKRVPLFVAVVVDVLDKGEVYLRQQGNNQEYVTSVNEKLHRTLKPGTKVAVNNTLSIVKIIGNVFDSRIRVMELEEQPDVTFEQVGGLKEEIEEVREAVEYPLTKPEIYERIGVEPPKGILLYGPPGTGKTLIAKAVAHNSNARFIRMSGSELVHKYIGEGAQLVRELFILARERAPSIVFIDEIDAIGSMRMHDGTSGSAEVQRTLMQLLAEMDGFGNRGNVRIMAATNRIDMLDPALLRPGRFDRIIQVPLPDADSRREILKIHTAKMTMKDVDLEAIVSQTEKTTGAELQAVAREAGMIAVRRDAEAVEQDDFTAAIKKVKREEHKAQAQDTRMYI, from the coding sequence ATGAGTACCATGGACGAAACCATTGGCAACAACCCTGGCAGTGAGCACGACATGCTCGCACTCCAGATTCAGGATCTGAAGGCGCAGCTCCTGGATTTCAAACTCAAGAACGAGCTGGCCGAGAAGGAACTCGTCCAGCTCCGGAAAGAGAACGGCCAGTTGAAACGTGTGCCGCTGTTTGTTGCCGTTGTGGTCGATGTACTGGACAAAGGTGAAGTATATCTCCGGCAGCAGGGCAACAATCAGGAATACGTCACGTCGGTGAACGAAAAACTGCACCGCACCCTCAAACCGGGCACGAAGGTTGCCGTCAATAACACGCTCTCCATCGTCAAGATCATCGGGAACGTCTTCGACTCCCGGATCCGCGTCATGGAACTCGAAGAGCAGCCGGACGTCACGTTCGAGCAGGTCGGCGGCCTCAAGGAAGAGATAGAAGAGGTTCGCGAGGCGGTCGAGTACCCGCTGACCAAACCCGAGATCTACGAGCGGATCGGCGTCGAGCCTCCGAAGGGCATCCTCCTCTACGGCCCGCCCGGAACCGGGAAGACCCTGATCGCAAAGGCGGTCGCCCACAACTCGAATGCCCGGTTCATCAGGATGTCCGGGAGCGAGCTCGTGCATAAGTACATCGGTGAAGGAGCACAGCTCGTGCGCGAGCTCTTCATCCTTGCACGGGAGCGTGCACCATCGATCGTCTTCATCGACGAGATCGATGCGATCGGTAGCATGCGGATGCACGATGGAACGAGTGGAAGCGCAGAGGTGCAGCGGACGCTCATGCAGCTCCTTGCCGAGATGGACGGGTTCGGCAACCGTGGAAACGTGCGGATCATGGCTGCAACCAACCGGATCGATATGCTCGACCCCGCCCTCCTCCGGCCGGGCCGGTTCGACCGGATCATACAGGTGCCTCTTCCCGATGCGGACTCCCGGCGCGAGATCCTGAAGATCCACACGGCGAAGATGACGATGAAGGATGTAGACCTCGAAGCGATCGTCAGCCAGACCGAGAAGACCACCGGTGCGGAACTGCAGGCAGTCGCCCGCGAAGCCGGTATGATAGCGGTCCGCCGCGACGCGGAAGCGGTGGAGCAGGATGATTTCACCGCTGCGATCAAGAAAGTAAAACGCGAGGAGCACAAGGCCCAGGCCCAGGATACCCGGATGTACATCTGA
- a CDS encoding DUF126 domain-containing protein, whose product MILKGRAISKGSGRGELLVSPAPISFLSGVDPETGIVIEKGHPLEGESVAGRVLAFPYGKGSTVGSYVIYALAQNGRAPAAIINTEAEAIIAVGAIIAGIPMIDSLPADLSDLPGGSIVTVDGDTGELACDDAT is encoded by the coding sequence ATGATTCTGAAGGGAAGAGCTATTTCAAAAGGGTCGGGCAGGGGAGAGCTCCTCGTCAGCCCTGCGCCGATCTCATTTCTCTCCGGTGTTGATCCGGAAACGGGCATCGTCATCGAGAAAGGCCATCCGCTCGAGGGCGAGAGTGTTGCCGGTCGTGTCCTTGCATTCCCGTACGGGAAGGGATCGACGGTCGGTTCGTACGTCATCTATGCGCTGGCGCAGAACGGCCGGGCTCCTGCTGCTATCATCAATACAGAGGCTGAAGCGATCATCGCCGTCGGGGCAATCATCGCCGGGATTCCCATGATCGACAGCCTCCCCGCGGATCTCTCCGATCTTCCGGGCGGCAGCATCGTGACGGTCGACGGAGACACCGGCGAGCTCGCCTGCGACGATGCCACGTGA
- a CDS encoding DnaJ domain-containing protein produces the protein MNTYRPKTAETYYDVLGISREANADEIKAAYRSLAKQYHPDISTAPGAQERFLKVQEAYDTLSDPEKRAEYDRLLAAGTAYSPYRTPGGGASAAYRQAKSRTYYYHYSPNEGFSSSERPGEATPISRSSLALILLSGILMIVVLVFRVLLGILFAGNRKNER, from the coding sequence ATGAATACGTACCGGCCGAAGACTGCCGAGACCTACTACGACGTCCTCGGCATCAGCCGTGAAGCGAACGCGGATGAAATCAAAGCCGCATACCGGAGCCTCGCCAAACAGTATCACCCCGATATCAGCACCGCCCCGGGCGCCCAGGAGAGATTCCTGAAGGTTCAGGAGGCATATGACACCCTCTCCGATCCCGAGAAGCGAGCCGAGTATGACAGGCTCCTTGCGGCCGGTACTGCCTATTCCCCATACCGCACTCCGGGCGGGGGTGCGTCCGCCGCATACCGGCAGGCGAAATCCCGGACTTATTACTATCACTACTCTCCGAACGAAGGCTTTTCATCATCAGAAAGACCCGGAGAGGCCACTCCCATAAGCCGATCCTCTCTCGCGCTGATCCTGCTCAGCGGCATCCTGATGATCGTCGTGCTCGTGTTCCGGGTGCTGCTCGGAATCCTCTTTGCCGGAAATAGGAAAAACGAGCGGTGA
- a CDS encoding GNAT family N-acetyltransferase: MFERVLVPTDFSEYSMRTVECLGQIPGVREVMLLHALDAESASMRTWLSGQTFETPAEHAERRLAIQSERVEELGLEPIVILDIVRDGDIAGAVVSRAAGEQIPLIVIGARGKGIIQGYFLGSVSSDVLRRSTVDILITRYRDAAPEACRTNIFSRVLCPVDFSRPSRMVIDFVGRIEDIPELILVHVIRSAETKEELVAGIEEAERKLSGLAAELAREGLSVRTIVRFGNPSQEITDLAEEEDASLILISRYGEQDYFRDIPLGTTVADVAKRARRPVLVKYPVLSLAVEARELAPEEFPKAEAIWKGYHQQKANKETDRIFGVFLDGNLVSLARCRRHPDGREVDGVFTPEEFRGRGYAKKAVEALVSACGNDVLYMHSTNDLVSFYASFGFALISERELPPTIRERYAFAGGNMEGSNVSPMKRMP, translated from the coding sequence ATGTTTGAGAGGGTATTGGTACCGACCGATTTCTCCGAGTACTCGATGAGAACTGTAGAGTGCCTTGGACAGATCCCCGGAGTCAGGGAAGTGATGCTGCTCCATGCCCTTGATGCGGAGAGTGCGTCGATGCGGACATGGCTCTCCGGTCAGACGTTCGAGACGCCTGCGGAGCATGCAGAGCGCCGACTGGCGATACAGAGCGAACGGGTGGAGGAGCTCGGCCTTGAGCCGATAGTTATCCTCGATATCGTCCGGGACGGTGACATCGCCGGAGCAGTTGTCTCACGTGCTGCCGGCGAACAGATTCCGCTGATTGTTATCGGTGCACGGGGTAAGGGGATCATCCAGGGATACTTCCTTGGGAGCGTCTCATCCGACGTCCTTCGCCGAAGCACCGTCGATATCCTGATCACCCGCTACCGGGACGCGGCTCCGGAGGCGTGCCGGACGAATATCTTCTCACGGGTGCTCTGTCCGGTCGATTTCTCGAGGCCTTCCCGGATGGTGATCGATTTTGTCGGACGAATAGAGGATATCCCGGAACTTATCCTTGTTCATGTCATCAGGAGCGCAGAGACAAAAGAGGAACTGGTCGCGGGGATCGAGGAGGCGGAGAGAAAGCTCTCCGGGCTTGCGGCGGAACTTGCGCGCGAAGGACTCTCCGTCAGGACGATCGTGCGGTTCGGAAACCCGAGCCAGGAGATCACCGATCTCGCCGAGGAAGAGGATGCCTCTCTGATCCTCATCTCCCGGTACGGCGAGCAGGACTACTTCAGAGATATTCCTCTCGGAACTACGGTAGCCGACGTGGCAAAACGAGCCCGTCGTCCGGTTCTTGTAAAATACCCCGTTCTGTCACTCGCTGTGGAAGCCCGTGAACTTGCACCGGAGGAGTTTCCGAAGGCAGAGGCGATCTGGAAGGGGTATCACCAACAGAAGGCGAATAAGGAGACCGACCGGATCTTCGGCGTTTTCCTTGACGGCAACCTCGTCAGCCTCGCCCGGTGCCGGCGGCATCCGGACGGGAGGGAGGTCGACGGTGTCTTCACTCCCGAAGAGTTCAGGGGACGGGGATACGCGAAGAAGGCCGTTGAAGCGCTCGTCTCCGCCTGTGGGAACGACGTATTGTACATGCATTCGACAAACGATCTCGTCTCGTTCTACGCATCCTTCGGCTTTGCGCTCATCAGCGAGCGGGAGCTGCCGCCCACAATCCGGGAGCGGTACGCCTTTGCGGGCGGCAACATGGAGGGCTCGAACGTCAGTCCGATGAAGCGGATGCCGTAA
- a CDS encoding response regulator: MLLVDDDPSLLEATRIFLERKEGFSVRCALSAREALEAARKTRFDVIVSGYDMPEQTGIELLQELRTRGDETPFIVFTGKGREHVAIEALNSGADFYLQKDADVPAVFAELEQMLQKAAQRGWTEAALKASEERYRAVVESQTELISRFSPDWIILFVNEAYCRYFGKQGTEIIGHRFRPAIPREEQALVRDHFASLTPDNPVASLEHRIIMPDGEIRWQQWSDRAIFDSHDRLLEYQSVGRDVTERKIAEEALRQSEARLSKIINHLPEPTFAIDKNARVIAWNRALEDLTGVAAGEMVGAGGYGYAVPFYGEKQPALADYILRPDAAALQRYTLITEKEDELAAEVTFPLPQWNGRIFWIKATPLYDNNGSVVGAIQSVRDVTEMKRAEAERDRLLDEIERRKRLLDTIFDVTPVQFYVYDRDLRYLYVCSKGAEERNVKPEEMIRKTWRDLGMPIGIMEPIERQLRIVLSTGSHLQGEYTYPTASGDKEYLYELTPIYGSDGGVEAVVSTVIDITERKKAEEAVMQTNRKLNLLNSVTRHDVHNQLTILIGYLHLSCEHTDDPLLQEFIGKMQGAAKTIHRQIAFTTDYQDIGVQFPAWQNLPDAVARATASLDTGAVTIFVNVRGIEIFADPLLEKVFYNLLDNATRHGGPITRIRIYDRITDSGLKIICEDDGSGVPAHKKEQIFKRGFGNNTGYGLFLAREILSITHLSIEETGTPGIGARFEISVPNGSYRSTSSGDACIPARLPEHDPAGSH, translated from the coding sequence GTGCTGCTGGTGGATGACGACCCTTCCCTGCTCGAAGCTACCCGCATCTTCCTTGAGAGGAAAGAAGGTTTCTCCGTCAGATGCGCACTCTCGGCACGAGAAGCGCTCGAGGCTGCCAGGAAGACCCGCTTCGACGTCATCGTCTCCGGTTACGATATGCCGGAGCAAACCGGAATAGAACTGCTTCAGGAACTTCGGACGCGAGGGGACGAGACCCCGTTCATCGTATTCACCGGCAAGGGCAGAGAGCACGTCGCAATCGAAGCCCTCAACAGCGGAGCAGACTTTTATCTTCAGAAGGACGCCGACGTTCCGGCCGTCTTCGCCGAACTCGAGCAGATGCTCCAGAAGGCGGCCCAGCGCGGCTGGACCGAGGCTGCCCTCAAAGCGAGCGAGGAGCGCTACCGTGCCGTCGTCGAGAGCCAGACGGAACTTATCAGCCGGTTCAGCCCCGACTGGATCATCCTCTTCGTTAACGAGGCCTACTGCAGATACTTCGGAAAACAAGGTACTGAGATTATCGGGCACCGGTTCAGGCCGGCGATCCCGAGGGAAGAGCAGGCGCTTGTCCGGGATCACTTCGCCTCGCTCACCCCCGACAATCCCGTCGCCTCCCTCGAACACCGTATAATCATGCCGGATGGAGAGATCCGCTGGCAGCAGTGGAGTGATCGGGCAATCTTCGACTCTCACGACCGGCTTCTCGAGTACCAATCGGTCGGCCGCGACGTGACGGAACGAAAAATCGCAGAGGAGGCACTTCGGCAGTCCGAGGCGCGCCTCTCAAAGATCATCAACCATCTGCCGGAACCGACATTTGCTATCGACAAAAACGCACGGGTCATCGCCTGGAACAGGGCACTTGAGGACCTGACCGGCGTAGCTGCCGGCGAGATGGTCGGTGCAGGCGGGTACGGGTATGCAGTTCCCTTTTATGGGGAGAAGCAGCCGGCACTGGCCGATTATATCCTCAGGCCCGATGCGGCGGCCCTGCAGCGGTACACGTTGATCACGGAGAAAGAGGACGAACTGGCTGCGGAAGTGACATTCCCGCTCCCGCAGTGGAACGGACGTATCTTCTGGATCAAAGCGACACCTCTCTACGACAACAACGGCTCGGTCGTCGGTGCTATCCAGTCAGTCCGCGATGTTACCGAGATGAAGCGGGCAGAGGCCGAGAGAGACCGGTTACTTGACGAGATTGAAAGGCGAAAACGCCTCCTCGATACGATCTTCGACGTGACGCCCGTCCAGTTTTACGTTTACGACAGGGATCTGCGGTACCTCTACGTCTGCTCGAAAGGCGCTGAAGAGCGGAACGTAAAACCGGAAGAGATGATCAGAAAGACCTGGCGTGATCTCGGCATGCCGATAGGGATCATGGAACCGATCGAACGGCAGCTCCGGATTGTACTCTCGACCGGCTCTCACCTGCAGGGAGAGTATACCTATCCGACCGCGAGCGGCGACAAGGAGTACCTGTACGAGCTGACACCGATCTACGGCAGCGACGGGGGGGTCGAAGCGGTGGTCTCGACGGTGATCGATATCACCGAGAGAAAGAAGGCAGAAGAGGCGGTCATGCAGACCAACCGGAAGTTAAACCTCCTCAACAGCGTCACGCGGCACGACGTCCACAATCAGCTCACCATCCTGATCGGTTACCTGCACCTCTCATGCGAGCATACCGACGATCCGCTTCTGCAGGAGTTCATCGGCAAGATGCAGGGGGCGGCAAAGACAATTCACCGCCAGATTGCCTTCACCACCGATTATCAGGATATCGGTGTCCAGTTCCCTGCCTGGCAGAACCTCCCCGACGCCGTCGCCCGTGCAACGGCCTCGCTTGATACGGGAGCGGTCACGATATTCGTAAACGTACGCGGCATCGAGATCTTTGCCGATCCGCTCCTTGAGAAAGTATTCTACAACCTTCTCGACAACGCCACCAGGCACGGCGGCCCTATCACCCGGATCCGCATATACGACAGGATAACCGATTCCGGGCTGAAGATCATATGCGAGGACGACGGAAGCGGGGTGCCTGCGCATAAGAAAGAACAGATCTTCAAGCGGGGTTTTGGGAATAATACCGGGTACGGCTTATTTCTGGCGCGGGAAATCCTCTCCATCACTCATCTTTCGATCGAAGAGACCGGCACGCCCGGGATCGGTGCACGCTTCGAGATCTCTGTCCCGAATGGTTCGTATCGCTCAACCAGCTCGGGCGACGCCTGCATACCGGCACGTCTGCCGGAGCACGACCCCGCCGGGTCTCACTGA
- a CDS encoding rubredoxin, translating into MEKVKRYRCRICNYIYSPVRGEPHRGVPAGTAFEDLPDDYICPVCGATGKGPVGKWGFVPWEPTKYICKICGYIYDQKRGEPRRGFPEGTAFEDLPEDYTCPICGMDPRISEFYGPVGKAQFDPILDV; encoded by the coding sequence ATGGAGAAAGTGAAACGGTATCGGTGCAGGATATGCAACTACATCTACTCCCCCGTCCGGGGCGAGCCGCACCGGGGTGTACCCGCCGGCACGGCGTTCGAAGATCTGCCTGACGATTACATCTGCCCGGTCTGCGGGGCGACGGGTAAAGGCCCCGTCGGAAAATGGGGTTTTGTTCCCTGGGAACCGACGAAGTACATCTGTAAGATCTGCGGGTATATCTACGATCAGAAACGAGGTGAGCCCCGCCGGGGCTTTCCGGAAGGCACGGCGTTTGAAGATCTTCCGGAGGATTACACCTGCCCGATCTGCGGTATGGATCCGAGAATATCCGAGTTCTACGGGCCGGTCGGCAAGGCGCAGTTCGACCCGATCCTCGACGTATAA